The stretch of DNA AGCCACTTAGTCTACTATGTTAAAACAGCAGGAACCTCATTCATCTAGCATTTTGATTttctctaggccacgccgccgggccctatcaagctattttcttaaaaattgtatCTCAAACTCCTTGTCCTGTAGTCTCGTTAAGTAAGAAAAATGATCCTGAGTACCACCAAGTctcatttttttaatcagaaaagaCCCAAGTGATTAAAAACAGCGGTGAGAGTGTGGCATAACAGGGTAAACCACCACTTGTAATGCTGCCATGCCATGTCAacgcgccagttcaagtcccagcttccctgcttcccttccagctgcctgctaatggactggaaaaccagcagaataTGGTGAAatccttggctccctgccatctGTATAGGAGATTCAGACTGAGTTCCAGTACCTTgctttgacctggaccagcctcagcagttgtagccatttggagaataaaccggtgaatggaatctctctcttcctttctctatcactctgcctttgaaataaataataaatctttaaaataaaattctcaacTTTGGTACTGCCTAAAAAAAACTCATTCTGATTTCTCTAATTGTGAAATATACTCTAATAATCCAGCAATGAAGTAAAGggtttattatttcactgaaataTAGGAGCCATGTGTTGCAGTATCATCCACAGCAAAACAAAGCCACAAAAAACACTGATTTTAAGGTTTCGTTTTTTGTACATCCCTAATCAGAACAAATATTTGCCAACCTGCATTTTCTCTCATTATTTTAAGCTGTAAGTAATCATGATGTACATAACCTTCTGATGCTCAGAACAGCATCAAGTTCTTCTGCTAAACTAATTCATCCATCTGTTCActtatccattcattcaacaaCTATTTGTTAAGCACCTGTTATGTGCCGGCAAAGTAGCCACTGTAGATTCGTCAGCAAGCAAAACAACAAAGTCAAAAACATGGTGTGTCGTGGGAGACAGAGCTTCACTCTTTAATAAAAATGCAAGGGAGAGACTAACAATTGTGTTTACTCCTAGGCTTTCAGTAACTTCAGCTGCCCTTGACAGCAAAGGAAGTTGGATGTGGTCAGTCATTGCTGATGCTCAGGTTACTGCAACTACTTAAGAAGTGAATAATGATAACAAGTATTATCCCAATGACAATGCTCATACccaggcaaaaataaaataatagtaacaacTAACCTGTATGGAATAATTACTATATTTCAGGAATTTCATCCTCCATAATTCCAAGTTGGGTGTTCTTATTTTTCCCACTTCACAGAGGAAGGCAGAAGATTTAGATCTGCCTACCACTCCTGGGTAAGGTTCTAGTTCCTTGACCTGCAGACATGCCTCCTGGCTCTAATGGTACAGCCTTGGACTCTGAGGATGATTCGAGTTCCTAAAATATCTTACCTTGATTGTGACCCATTGTGCTAGAACACTGTTCCATCTGTGGCCAGTTGTTAGTAAAGCTCTTTTCCTGCTGATTACAACAACAATAGACAATAAATCTCAAATTCACATGCAGGCTGTGCACTAACCCATCAGATAGTGCATTTCTCAAGGTTAATGTGATAAGTATTAAACAAGATTTATAATTGTGATTGAATTAGGTCATAATCACACAAAGCTGCTCCAGTAAATTCCATAACCAGTCCCCAATGGGCACGTGTCTTTCATTCTATTTgtaaaaaatgtttaagatttaGCACTTCCCAAtatgatttgctatttcttcacattttctccCAGCACCTACACATCTTCCATTTTGTCAGAACACACTCATAGGAAACAGAATATGATGAGCACAGAATATGATCTCCAATGGCCTGAATCCCACTTTCTCCAGGAACAAGACATTCCTGGGCTGCTTCTTGGGAACCTCAACTTCTTCCCTGATTTTCCTCTCTACCTGGATACTCTGAAGCCTGATGGATTGAGAGACGATGGAATTCGGGCAAAGCTTGCTTGAGAGGGCTATCAATGTATCAAGTCCTGGAAAGGCCACATGACAGTGACCTTCACCATGGGTGATGACAAAGGGGAACTAAAAATAACTCTGAGGTATGCTGCAATTTCATCatggaaagtcttttttttttttttaagatttatttatttttattacaaaggcagatatatagagaggaggagagacagagaggaagatcttccatccaatggtttactccccaagtgaccgcaaaggctggagcttagtcaatccgaagccaggagccaggagcttcttccaggtctcccacgcgggcacagggtcccaaggctttgggccttcctcgactgctttcccatatcacaggcaggaagctggatgggaagtggggctggcgggattagaaatgacacccatatgggatcctggcgcgttcaaggtgaggactttaaccgctcgGCTATCGCGCTGGGACCATGGAAAGTCTTCAAGCAAAagatttgagaaaataatttagGAATAAGGAAAAGAGAAGTTTTCCAACTAACTACGGGAAAGTCAGTCAACTTTATCTCTCACTGCTGAACTTGTTCTAAACTGCAACAAATAAGTCGAGAGTCATGAATtcacaaggagaaagagacaagaagagacaagAGCTGGTGAGCAACACCAGTGGGCCATTGGAGGCTGGGAACAGATGACTGCTTTGAGAAAGCTGCCCTGTAAGCACTTAACAGCCAAGACCATCAGCAAGAATTGAGCCAGCCCACTCTCACAGAAAAGCAAACTCAGAACCTGTTTCCTTAAGGCAGGAGTAAATGTgagaaggaaagcagaggaccTGATTATCTGCACAATGGACTGGTAGAGCTTCCCCAGACCTCACCTCCCTTCCCATGAGTCCAGAACATACTCACCACCACACGCAGAAACGAATCTAAAGAGACGAAGACCGTATCAGAGAAGGCCAAGCACGGCGGACAGCACACATGACAGGCACAGCTGAAATCGGAGGAGCACATCAAGTCTGTGATGGAAAGTAAGGCCTTGTTCTCGCCTATCTGCTTCCAGAATCCTCTACCCGTAAGATATGTCCAAGCAGGAGGCAGCTGGTCCTTCTCAAGAGAAGCCAAATCAGCTTCAGAAGAAATCAAAACCCAACAATTTGGGAGTTTGGTATTGTACAATGAAAAGCTTGCCCTTCCAGCTGATTAGCACAGAGCAAAGCTCACCAGTCCACCTTGACAAAAACCGCTCATTAATACAGAGCATCctattggctttttaaaattattgttttatatTATTGCCCGTGAAGCATTTTTACAGGTCTATGGATTTCCCTTTTGCCTTCCCCCTTCTCTGTTCCCTTTTTCCTCTCCCACTACTTTCCtacgttttttttaaagataaatgttAATAAAGAACTAAAGCTCTCTGGATATTTGAGAAAATAACCCAACAAAGATACACTTcaacacagaaatacaaattaatTTTTCGAAACTATatgtcatttgaaaaaaaagcaaagcaaaacaaccaGGTTCTTGATGACAACCATGCCCCTTGATGAAATCATGCCCCTCCCTCCTCAACTTCCCCTGCCACCTGCCGGGCGGCTGCTCTGTGGCCATCTGTGGCCTTACCGTGGCCATCTGTGGCCTTACCGTAGCCATCACAGCAAAGTCTGCTGTGCAGCCTTTAGTTAGGCTGCCACAAGCATTTCCCCAGATTCAAGAGGAGGCATTGCAGAATAGCCCCAGGCTGCGAGCAGAGAAAACCTTGCAAGCAAAGCTGGGCTTGGGCTCAATTGTAGGCAGAAGTGCTTATTGTTCCATACAATCCCTCCCAGCCTGAGGGACAGAGAGCTCCACGGAGGGGCCATAAGGTTATCCAGGAAACCATGTGTGATTTTTTTGTGGATTGAATACCTAAATATACATgctgtgtatatatgcatgctaAGAGGCAAACGCGCGTAATATCTTCACtaaagggcctggtgcgatggctcggTGGCTAGacccttacaagtgctgggagcccatgtgagtacctgttcatgtcccagacgcacttcttcccatccagctccctgtttgtggcttgggaaagcagtagaggatggcacaaggccttgggaccctgcacccatgtggggaactcagaagctcctggctcctggtttcagattggctcagctctttgcagtcacttgggaaatgaaccagcggacagatctttctgtctccttctctctataaatctgcctttctaataaagatatatgaatcttaaaaaaaaatctgcactgAATTTAAAGTTGCTTTTTGTAATTGCATTTTctgtataatatattttattatgtgtTTTCTTAAACATAGATACCAAAAGTACAGCTAACTTGGGGAGTCATTTTTTCATGATTAAAATGGGTTGTCATAGCCTTCCGATTGGAAGACAGTCTTCAACTtctaccacaaatcagagaattTGTGGAGAGCCGTGTCCAGGAGCAGTCCCAGTGCCTGGTGGCTCCGGGAGCGTGGGCACTCTGCTTAGCAGTTAAACCACCAGCCCTCCACATCTGAGTGCCCACACTTGATTCTGGGAtctggcccctgactccagcttctcgcCATCGCAGCTCCTGGGAGGCGATTGTGTTAGAGCAGGTAGCTGGTTCCTGATACCAGTGGGGGTGAGCTGCATTAGGTTGCTCTTTCCGCTTGGGCCATAGCTCAgtccccagccactgtgggcatttgagaaataaactggGACTCCAGGACCTTCACCTGGGTTCCACATCCAAATCCCCACCTGTTTGACTCCACATCTCCATTGTGAGCGCTTCAAGTTCACCAAACCCAAGTCAGAGTCCCTCAGTGCAGTCCCCTTGCTCCTCCCAATTGTCCTCTTACTGAATGCATTATTCTCTCAGTCACTGAGGCTTTGATCAATCATCCTCGTTTCTCTTGTTTTTAGTCACATGGTTCTACAGACGCATTCTTCATCAGGTCTACTGTTTCCCGAGTATATCTGTTCCCATGCATCCCTGCTTTTGGAAAACTGCTCTCTGATTTGAAGTGAGGCTTGTAAGCTGAGCATCTCACTCTAGTCTCACTGAGAAACTTGCATGTGACTGCGGTCTGTCAATCATGGTATCTTGTCTCCCTGGAAATGTTACTGGTATAAATGGTAGATTTATGCCACAAGTAGGACCAACCATTCCTTTCTTGGAATTCATACACAGACACTGTGGTCAATTCCCTCTCTACTAAGATTGCTAACCTAGGAGTACATGAATGCATACTACCAGCAAGCACCATCCCAGTTTTATGCAGGAAGACTATAGAGAGAATGATATGGAACCAAAGAAAGCATTAGCTCCAGTTTGGAACagcatgtttcttttatttgggtggcaaagagagacagagaggaagagagagggaaagagagagagatttcatctgctgggGCATTCCCTGAATGCcttgagctgggaactcagtccaggtcttccccaAATAGGGCGGCAGAACCCCAATTACCTGTGTTATCacagctgcatcagcaggaagttaaaAGCAGGAGCAGAGTAAGGtgtcaaacccagacactcagtTACGGGCCGCAGGTGTCTTAACTGGCATCTACAGGGAAGGTCAAACGTCCACCCTGGAGAAGCAGACCTTGATGGCATCAAGTCTGAAGGTAACCATTCCTGAATCTGTTCCTTCTCTGCACTTGCAATTGAGATGAGTTGAATGTCAATCTCCTGCTTCTACCACTTGCTATTAAGGTGCCACGGATAACCTATGCTAGTTTAATGTGCCTCACTCTTCTCAGCTATCAAACAGGAGATCCAAACAGCATCTCCCTCACAGGGTCCTATGAGACCTAGCATTAGACAGTACCAGTGCATTCTGCTACTGTCTGATCTCACTGGAGGGCCTGTCAACACAAAAAGGGAACCGATGATGGAGTTTTCATTTCCTGAGAGATGTGCTTGGGGTTCTGAGTGcatccttcctctgccttcccattaGCACCACCCCACCTGCTGCAGGTGCCGACTCGTCTGGCTGCCACTTCACCATGTATGATCCATCTGAGTCACCAGGGTCAGATCACCTGCACTGAACAGGTAGTTTTACTACTCCCACTTCTGCTCCAGACAGGCTTCCAAGTGTCCACATGAACTGTGCCATCTGAATTGCCCCTCTCCCTAACCATCATACTGCTCAGCCTGCCTTCCTACTTATCGCAAGAGCATGCCTTTCTAGTTCATggccttctgcctctccttcccccaaCTGCTCTCTCTTGTCCCACCTTTTCCCCTTATAATTCCAATCACCTCCTGCCTTTTCCATGCTGCCTTTTCTAGCTGACATGGCTTTCTCAAATGTTACCCTCTTAGACATTCTGGGTCATCTTCAGTTCTATACTACAGGCCATGACATGCAACCATAAATGATTCTAGATTGGCTCAGATAGTCCAAAACCCACAGAGGAAGTCACATGTTTAGATTTCATCTTCTGGTGTATTCTGCAACTGGTATCAAGTAAGTACTCTCATAGACTCCAACTGTAACCCTAACTatcccaattttaaaaaatctgtgtttttttaaatgtctatcaGATTTGCAGGTACTCAAGCTGGTGCCTTGGCACAGTGGACTGgatctctgcttgtggtgctagcatcctacaagggcaccagttcatgtcttggctgctctacttttgatccactCTGTgttcacagcctgggaaagcgacagagaatggctcatgtccttgagtccttgcacccatgtaggagatccagagaaagttcctggctcctcgcatcagactggttcagctctggctattgcagccatttagagagtgaacaagtggatggaaaatgttgctctctttcagtctctccacTCTGAAatgctatctttcaaataaagataaaataaatctttaaaacgaaATTTTTGCAGGTACCTAGTCTTGCAGCACAAATTCAATTCTGAGTGCAACATAAATGCTTAAACAACAAAATCAAGCAATGAGGTCACTTTTTGACAGTCACATGTCTTTATTACATAAACACAACATTCCTTGTGGGAACTGGTCTTCAATGGGCTTCCTTGAGAGAATCTCCAAAATCTCTAGAAATTTTCTAAGAATGTTTTATGAAACAAGCACACTTCCCCCACAACCAAAAAAAAGTTTGTGTCTACAATTTCCCTACCAGATTCCTGAGAAAAATAATAGGCTTTATATTACAGTGTAATACATGTGATACATCAATTTTATTTCAAGATATAAAAAACGAACAGAACGATAAAATGCAAGTCTCCTTTTGTCTACAAAGTTCTATAAAAATACATCAAGGATGTTCCTAGCTTGATCCTTTGGCTGCATATTCCAGTTTACCAGAAACAAAAGGGAACAACGCACAAAATCAGCCAGGCACATTAGTCTTGCAGCAATGTTATGTCGACATCATCATGAACACCTTGTAAGAGCAGCTCGCCGGGGTACGTAACAATCTTCCTTCGCTTCGCAGCTTTCAGCGTTCCCACCAAGGCTTCAAAGAGATTGGCGCATTTGTCATCCTGGAAGAGGACCCCAAATTTCACGCTTATCTTCCCATCAGCATCTAGTTGGAAAAAACATAACGTGAGGACACTCAAAGTCTGTTTCTTGCCCTCCTGTACGGGAGAATtacaaaatctttaaaactaaacaaaacaaaaaacaactaacTGAGGTCACCAAGATTAAAGCTGAACACTtttaacagtcataaattcaaTGTAGTCTCTTCCTAGATCTAAAAATGATTAAACAAATGCCACGGTTTATATATGCCTTATCTAGACAAAGACTGAATAAGCACTAACAAAcattgaaaaaaggaaaatattctatAATGCCTACTATTGTGGATGAACTTATAATTACCTCTCCttgtctatttattattattattattatcatgttaGCTGCAGAACTGATAAAAATCGCACAACAGAAATCCAGGGTCAAGAGCAAAGTTTCTCTGTGTTCTGACGCTCAGGGTAGGAAGAGTGACCTAAAAACTTCTTTGTCCTCAGTCATGCAGCGTGATTACTAACTTGCAATTCTAGCTGGAAGGCCCAGACACCAGTACTTAACAGGAGCCCTAGATTATTTGGATTGGAGGCCAATTTTTACACAGCATTTCGCCTAGCAACTCTGACTTTCTGGCAGTGGGACCCTGGGAGGAGGCCACAGGTAAAGGCTCAACTACTCGGGcagctgccactcacatgggaaatctggagcgagttcctggctcctatttcTGGGCCCAGCCCAGGTGCATCCTTCTCCACgcattttggagaatgaatcaatggttCTTTCTCTGTCCTAGCATTCgcccttttctcctcctcctttcttctgcaaaattatattaaaaattaaacaatcaAGGAAACCTTTGGAGATAAAGTAATTTGAGATCTCTCTCAATTGTTTGTTTCAGTGAGCCATCTGGCTGAACTCTTGACCCCTTCCTACACCAAAGCGGCAGGTGCTTCCCTCCCATAGCTGTATCTGTTGTGAAGAAGATgaagttacagagtgagaagggagaggaggagaagccaTCACAGTCACAGGAGGACCATGCCTTGACCTGTGCTAGAACTTCCAATGCCCATGTTGAGCAAACTCCTACAGTAAGCACAGCACTGGAGTCAGACGGAAAGAAGTCGGGGACGACTTTCCAGCTTACAAAGAAGTAGCTTCAACGCCCAGGGGAGAGAGCCACAGTTATCACTAAAGCAACAGAACAGGATGCCGTTGCAAAAAGCAGTCTGCAACTGTACAGAGCAGTGTGCACTGAATGCCAAAGGCATGGCAAAGGCAACACACCCTTCAGCTTgcgggaggggaagaggagatgaCCCTGGGCTTTAACTTTAGATGGACTTGATGGAGGACATGATACTGATTCTGGGCTTAAGTGCAACgcggtgctttttttttttttgaaagatttattttcaattttatttgaaaggcagatttacaaaggagagacagagacagacagatcttccaaccactggttcactccccaaatggctgcaatcagaGCTGAGGCGATATAAAAccaggagcagccagcacacaactGGTGCCTAGATAGGACACTGgtgctttcaaggggaggattagccaactgagccaccatgccagccaccccacacacactcctAGTCCTCTGTGGACATCTCTGCTACCTTCTGGTTTGGCTATGTGCATCCCGCCTGAAAACCCTAAGTCTCAGGCTACCCATACACACAATGAGAATCTTTGTATCCTCCTCAGCCTGTAGGGGAACAGTTCTAATGCACACTGCGCAGGACCTGGCACACACTGAGCACTCTTTCGGTGACAACAGACCATGCGACGAGTGAGACCAAGGGGCAGAGTGGGCAAGCCAGATGCATAAGGAAAACAGGGGCAGCACCATCTGGGGGAGCAGTGGCGAGGGCGAGGCATTGACTGGAAGAACAACAAAGAAATCTGAAATGGAAACACAAAGactctggccaggctgggcctggaaAGCAAAGACACACCTCCGTGGTGCTCCAGTTGCTAGCAGCATGGCCCTCTGTTTTCAACGGGACTCTGGCACTGAGCCACTGAGCAACCTTAGGCTGGTTCTCAGGCTCTCTGGGTTTTGGTGACCTCACCCATCCCCCAACAAAGGGCTGCAAAAATGAACAGGTACCACAGGGGTAAAGCCAGCACCCAGAAATGATCAGATTGATGAACATTCTGAAAGCACCCAAGGCAAAACCGGGGTGCAATCCTGAGTTCCGTCTGTTCCCCACCAACCTGTCAAGCAGCCACAAGGCTCCACCTCTCTGATGTCCTCCGCAGCTCATTCCTCTGTTCCTCGACGACAGTGGTTCACCTGGATCCCTGAGAACTAATAACCGACACCGCATTCAGGTGTCCCTGTCTTCTGCTTCGCCATCCCTCCACTATATCCTTGCAATTGGTAAGGAACgaaacatgtgggagacccttggTAAGATGCAAACCCCACTGATACTGTTCCCCTTAAATCTGACAAAGGCACCCTATCACCTTCAACATAGGGAACAAGAGAAGCCCACTGCCTCACAGAAGAGGTTCTCAGTGCTGCGACCATGTACCCCTCACCTGATGCTCTCCTATCCAATTCCATGTCTAAGCCTTCACAAGGAACTGCTTGCTGTTGCCAAGGTGGCAGGAAATTTAATTTTGCCCACACCGCAGACTCCTGTTCCTAGATAAGTTTTTCTGCAGGAATGGAGTTGGAAGTCACCcctctagggcctggtgcagtgtcccagtaaCTAAACTTTTGGCTTgctaatgccaggatcccacatgagtgccggtttgtgtcccagctgctccacttcctatccagctccctgcctgtggcctgggaaagcaacagaggatagcctaaagccttgggttcctgcaaacacgtgggagacctggaagaagctcctggatcctggctttggattggctcagctctagctcagCTTCCATCTGAACCAGCAaatcgaagatctttctgtctctgattctccctggaaatttgcctttccaataaaaataaaaataaatcttaccaaaaaaaaaaaaaaaaaggaaagaaagaaaaagaagtcctACCCCCGGTTGAGCTAATACCTCTTCTTGTAAAACTGAGCACATCTATCTATCAAAGCACTCAGCATGAATTATAGAAATAATAGCTGACAGTTACTGAGTGCTAGCTGTGTTCCGAGAGCTGCCTTATACTTTTCAGTCATTAAAAGTCGCTCAATCCTCATTTCATGGAAGCGAAAACACCTCTGACTGTAAGAAGCATTATTTCATGTTCAACTAAACTGCCAATTGAACTATAGCATACCTGAACCTCCTATGTCTTTATTTTAGAGGTTTTAAatgaactttctaccattgtctatatctgCAACGTCAGAACACAGttgaatagcaaaatgatggactgtggctgttgctgaaggatgaTGCTATTACAATATGAGGGAAATGAGTggcaaggagggggagagaggagagtggacgggaaatccctgaacccgtggaactgtagcatgaaaaaaaaattggaaaaaaaaaacacaaaaagttaTCTTTGGTTCACTGAAATGAAGTAGTGTTATCACACTATTCAAATCAGGAAACCGAGGCACAGAAAAGGACAGTAACGGATCTGGGGTTCCTGCACAAAAAGTGTGTTGTAGCTGCCACGCGCTCAGCCTCCTGCACCTTGTCTTCCAGCTTCCTCCGGGAGACCCCCAGGGCTCAGatggaatttttgttttgtcttttcgcTTCCCTGACATGTGAGCCCAAAAGGGACATTCAAAAATTCTTGCTGCAGTATTTGTTGACAGAAAGAATCTCAATTTCCAAATGATCTTTCTCAATCTCTTGTCACTAAATGGAAAATGAGACTTTAAAgaatttgacttaaaaaaaaagagataaaactgAATCTGCCCATTCCCAAGGAAAATTCATACATCTTATGCAGAGGAGTTAAAATTGCTCCAGACACAACATAAACAATTAACCATCACATGTCAGAGGATAACTTCTCTCCACATGTGATTTTCAGCTCACAGGCATTTTCAGCAGGAACAAAAAAACCAAGGTGTCCTGGTGACGCTGCACATTCAAACATATCT from Ochotona princeps isolate mOchPri1 chromosome 1, mOchPri1.hap1, whole genome shotgun sequence encodes:
- the ABRACL gene encoding costars family protein ABRACL; translated protein: MNVDHEVNLLVEEIHRLGSKNADGKISVKFGVLFQDDKCANLFEALVGTLKAAKRRKIVTYPGELLLQGVHDDVDITLLQD